The Desulfitobacterium chlororespirans DSM 11544 sequence ACCAGCAATGCTATATCCACTGCATTTTCCGGGCTGCCCCATGAGTTACCCGATAAAACGACAACTGCTCTGTCCACAACAAATCCACGGGTATTATACACCACATTATCGATGATATACCCTGTCGTATTGGGGTTCAAATACGCCGGCTGTCTCAGAAAATAAAAAATATTATTTTGAACCGTCAAATTCTGCATATTATTCGCTTGCGTCAAGAATCCACGATTTACAACCCAGGTATCTGACGGCCCCGCTTGAGGCGGCCCATAAAAATAGTTGTTAATAAGCTTATGATTGCTTCCTCCAAGCTGAATAAACTCAACAGCATACGGATTATTGCTGGTGATCGTCAAACCATCTATGGTCACTCCGCTACCCGTGATAACGAAAGGAATTAGTGCAGCCTGCAGTTCAATCAGCGTATTAGGGTACCCTTTCAGAGTTACTCCTGCTTTATTCACCGATATTGTCGCTGTAATAGGATAAGTCCCGCCCAGAATATGAACGGTTCCTGTCGGTGATACCGCTGTGACGCCCTGTTGTATCGTTCCAAATGGACTGGCCTGTGTGCCGTCCCCGCCGACTGCCCCTGCTTGCACGTAGACTGCAAATGGATTAGGCTCGAATGTGCCGGTAGCACCGGTTTCACCGGTTGCTCCAGTCGGTCCGGTAGGGCCGGTAGGTCCGGTAGGTCCGGTAGGGCCAGTTTCGCCTGTGGCTCCAGTCGGTCCGGTAGGGCCGGTTTCGCCTGTGGCACCTGTCGGCCCGGTTTCGCCAGTCGGCCCCGTAGGGCCACCGGATTCTCCCGCAGGTCCAGTTGCACCCGTGGCGCCAGTGGGACCGGTCGGACCGCCAGGTTCTCCGGCGGGGCCAGTCGCGCCTGTTGCTCCCGTTTCTCCTGTCGGGCCTGTCGCTCCGGTCGCTCCTGTTTCCCCTGCTGTACCTGTCGCACCCGTGGCTCCCGTTTCCCCTGCTGGACCTGTCGTACCGGTGGCTCCCGTTTCTCCTGTTGGACCCGTCGTACCGGTGGCCCCTGTTTCTCCTGTTGGACCCGTCGTACCGGTGGCTCCCGTTTCCCCAGTTGAGCCTGTGGCTCCTGTTGCCCCTGTTTCTCCTGCCGGACCTGTCGTACCGGTTGCTCCCGTTTCCCCTGCTGGACCTGTCGCACCGGTCGCTCCTGTCTCCCCTGCTGGACCTGTCGCACCGGGCGCTCCCGTTTCCCCTGCTGGACCTGTCGCACCGGTTGCCCCTGTTTCTCCTGCTGGACCTGTCGCACCGGTGGCTCCCGTTTCTCCTGTTGGACCTGTCGCACCGGTGGCTCCTATTTCTCCTGCTGGGCCTGTCGTACCGGTGGCTCCCGTTTCCCCTGCTGGACCTGTCGCACCCGTGGCTCCCATTTCCCCAGTTGAACCTGTGGCTCCTGTTACCCCTGTTTCTCCTGCCGGGCCTGTCGCACCGGTGGCTCCTGTTGGCCCTGCCCCTCCATTCTGATCTAAAGGGTCAAGCTCTGCGGGCAACACACGATGAGCTGCGATCAAATTTCCCTCGTTATCTTTTCCCCAAGCCGAAATC is a genomic window containing:
- a CDS encoding collagen-like protein, which codes for MALLTTGLIENPPVSGIRATTVLTVRVVNDDSAAASVQISGSYVSGTATTAYVLELFILEPGEVATRSYSANFDAFQFQFATSLENVEISAWGKDNEGNLIAAHRVLPAELDPLDQNGGAGPTGATGATGPAGETGVTGATGSTGEMGATGATGPAGETGATGTTGPAGEIGATGATGPTGETGATGATGPAGETGATGATGPAGETGAPGATGPAGETGATGATGPAGETGATGTTGPAGETGATGATGSTGETGATGTTGPTGETGATGTTGPTGETGATGTTGPAGETGATGATGTAGETGATGATGPTGETGATGATGPAGEPGGPTGPTGATGATGPAGESGGPTGPTGETGPTGATGETGPTGPTGATGETGPTGPTGPTGPTGPTGATGETGATGTFEPNPFAVYVQAGAVGGDGTQASPFGTIQQGVTAVSPTGTVHILGGTYPITATISVNKAGVTLKGYPNTLIELQAALIPFVITGSGVTIDGLTITSNNPYAVEFIQLGGSNHKLINNYFYGPPQAGPSDTWVVNRGFLTQANNMQNLTVQNNIFYFLRQPAYLNPNTTGYIIDNVVYNTRGFVVDRAVVVLSGNSWGSPENAVDIALLVGTIAGPPYDPLADLAVNNSDASISDQR